The Plasmodium cynomolgi strain B DNA, chromosome 5, whole genome shotgun sequence genome segment GTTGCTACACGTGTTGCGGCTCGTATCGCCGTTTTGTAAGTTCACATCGTGACCGTCccataaatttttctttttcaaatcCCTATTTgttgtgttcatttttacctTGCTCGTTCAGgtgaaatgggaaaatgtgtgaataaaaatcaaaaaaaaaaaaaaaaaaaaaaaaaagttaacaaaTTGGTTAGCTAGAAAAACAAGTTAGCAGCTGACCAGTCAGgtaaatttaaagaaaaaaaaaaagaaattttctaGCAAGCCCCTTTCATGAAGCACAAAGgattgcaaaatggaaggacacaaaggaagaagcaaataaatgtacgtaaggagaaaaacaaaatgaaagagtGAACCGTTGGTTGATAATATTCCCGCCAAGCTCTAATGAGCAAAAGTGAAAACTGCCAACAAAATGTGGCCGAATATGTTATCGCATCATAACACGGTCGTGGcatccctcttttttttttctccccccacgTGAAGGAGGTAAAAATACGCGTTCGCTAAGAGGTGATTTAAACATGTCTTATTTCGCGCCATTTGCATCTCCAACGCGttcaaatgtgcatatataaatacttgCACATTTCGCATAAACTTTCGTGACTGTTGATACAGTGTGGTGACACTCATGGGAACAATTCTCTCACCAGGCTGCGTGAGTCAAAATAAGCTTTGTTCTATCTGGAAAACAATCGTTTTCGAGCGGCGCATTTGCTGCGGTGTAGCTCGCGGGAAGTAGCCATATAATTACCCCCCCTCACAAATGGACATGTGCTTATCTTTATGTGCGCGCCTATTTTTGCGCCATAAAAAAGGCCGCTCCTTCAGCGTGATGCTCGATGGGAATCTCCCCGTTCACCTCCACTTGTTCATGTTCAAGCggacgggaaaaaaaagaaaaaagggaaaaaaaggaaaaaaaaggaaattaaaaccGCCAAACTGTGGAACGCGAACTGTGCGTACGACGCACTGGCGAGATAACGAACAAAGCGTTTCTCTCCTCCTATCTTTACCACTCAAAAattatcccctttttaacaaattcaAGGTGCGGGGATGTCCAATTAATCGCTAAATATGTGaagtataaaaatgagtCGGAAAATAGCATGTTGGAGGAAAGCCTGATCTCCTCAGCCTACTAACGTGCAAGGGCACTTtctatatacacacacacgtacCGCTTACCAGCTCtgaattcccctttttatttcgtgACCATACAAACCGCAATGCATTCTTTTATATGGCTCCTgacatgtacacataaacCGCGTAGGGAGGCTGACTTAAGCAGGGAGTCACAACGGAGCAGCCGTGGATCTATCGCAATTTAAACggcgtaaaaaatggagcagcATACCTCTAACGTGCAGTTACACGTGCACCACGATTTCGTTCCCCCTACACCGTGATGTTGCCAGGGTTGCGAAAAAGAACCAAGTGAACCAGGTGAACGAAACAGAAAAGCCGttccttcaaaatggaaaaattcaaAACGTGGGGGGTTCCTTccgtcccctttttttagcGATCGATGGCGTGGcagatgagaaaaaaaaagaaaaaaaaagaaaaaaaaagaaacggaaagaaacggaaagaaacgaaaagaaacaaaaggTAAAATGTGGTAATGCCAAATCAGAGGGCCCCAAATGGGCTGCGCAAATGTGGCTCAGTTATTCTTCCCGCTTAGTCGCAACTGAGGGGGTTGCACAGCCCCTCCCCTCTACATTCTTCATATGGGGGAAGGGGAATAACACCTTAGGGGATTTGCCACagggcggaaaaaaaaagtaaggaatttttttggtACCACCACGGGGGGATAATCTATATATACATCCCACTTGAAAGGGGCATACATTCGCGAGCGCGCCGATACGTGGGCACATACACGCATACGCGATGGCTTCCTGGTTGGCAGctggttccttttttttttccatttgcgaCGCGTCGTAGCAAGCCCTGCAAAGAACTCCAGTAGCGCAGCTAGGTGTGCATACGTGTAAAGGCATACtatacgtatatgtatatgtacatgtatgcgTACCTTGTACATGTGCGGCGCTACATGATGTAGCCCGTGCCGCGATCCCTACCAGGAACCACCGCCGAAAATGATAAACGCACACGCATGCAtagatatatgcacatgtatatatatgcatatatatttgtgcgTGCTCATTTGGGAAACCCTTCTGAAtgccccaaaaaaaaaattagccaAGCGCAGGAGTGAAAAGTTGCGCCATGTTGTTACGGGTAGAAGCGAATACATTTTCTCCGCTAACCATTTTCACAATTCGGGTATGTGAAAATatgagcaaataaaaaacacttcaaaaaatacgacaaaaaaagaaaaagaaaaaactgcaaaaagaaagaagcatttttcgaaaagaaGGCCATCATTCATCATCGCAGCATCTCCCCACATGTATTTGCCCGATCATTTGCCCATAATGCATaccatccccttttttttttttcgcttaaaAAATAGGCTGTATGTACGTGCATAAGCGCACTGCTACCTACGTCgattgctcctttttttcgtaaaacaTAACTCCAGAAGAGAGCGTAGCTCGTAGCTCCAGCtcgccccccttttgtttgtttagCGAAGTGCGTGCCCACATACTTTGCCGTGTTCAAAGAGCCAGCCCCCCCTACCCCTCTGCCGTGTAGCTTAAAAAgtaagcacaaaaaaaaaaaaaaaacaaaaaaaattgcgcgcTTGAGAGAGAAAGCATTATTCGTATACCCCCCTCACCCATACATACGATAAGCAAACTACGTTCCTGCTTCGTTCCTACATCGTCGCTACTTCGTCCCTACATCGTCGCTACTTCGTCCCTACGTAAAAAGCGCTTACAAacttatgtacatgtattgTAAAGCCTCATAGAGCATACAGGAACGCTTCTTGTTGTGAACGAAAATTGTTGGCCATTCTTTAAGCCGCCTCTCAACTTCccatccccattttgttaatcaCGCGAAGCCCTTTTCTTCAATCATGGAAGATGATAAGAACGATTACAATCCCGAGGAGGAAGTCACCACTGGAAATTGGAACACCCCCaaggtaggaaaaaaaaacgaagcgcATATTTGTACACTTGAACATACCGTGTTGAAAGCGCAACTGGGCCAATTGATAATTTAcaccccatttttgcttctacATGTCGGCATGTGAAGCAGAAGATTTTTATCGTGGCCTATATGCGCTTGCCACTACTCTGTGTATGCCTCACCAATTTTTGATGCTCACCTGTGTGGTTGCGGGGAGGCCCCGTTTACTGCGCgcatctcccttttttttttttatggtcaGTCGGTATGCTGCCTCCCCGTCGTTTTTGTTCACCCGTGTGTATACTTTAAGAAGAGGCCATTTTTCTGTGCGTGTATCTCTGTACGTGTATATTTTCCCCATATATGGGAAACGTGTcctcatcttttttttttctcccccccctgtgcagATCGAACTGAAAGAAGTGGAGATAAGGACAGGCGAAGAAGATGAAAGCCTGTTTTGGTCAGGGAGGTCAAAATTGTACAGGTGGGTAGAAGGCGAGTGGAAGGAACGAGGACTAGGCGAATCCAAACTGTTGTTACACAAGAAGAAAGGAATCATCAGGTTTCTTTTAAGACAAGAGAAAACACTAAAGGTTGTGGCAAACCACTACATCTATCCCAATAAGTCGTACTGCAAACTCGTTCCCAACGcaggaagtgaaaaaatttacgctTGGACAGTCAAAGATTTTGCAGAGGAACCCAAAATTGAGCAGTTTGCCTTAAAATTCAACACGGCGGAGGCGGCCAAGCTGTTCAAGCAGAAGTTTGATGAGGCGGGCCAAGTGAATTTGAAGCTGCTCGATGATAATGGGGAGCTGAAGGGGAAGGTAGCggaggaaaaggagggagtgaaggaagaaaaggaagagaaaaaggaagagaaaaaggaggagaaaaaggaagagaaaaaggaggagaaaaaggaagaggtgaagaaggaagagaaaaaggaggaggaggagaagaaggaggagaaaaaggaggaggtgaagaaggaagagaaaaaggaggaaaaaaggaagagaaaaaggaagagaaaaaggaagaggtgaagaaggaagagaaaaaggaggagaagaaggaggagaaaaggaggaggtgaagaaggaagagaaaaaggaggaggagaaggagaagaaaaagaacgaggaggaagagaacaTCAAGCGAGAAAACTGACTCGAATGGGATTGTCCTCCGCGTGGATGCAACGGCCGTGTATCTTCGAATGTGGATGCAACGGTCCCTGCTGCACACGCTTGAATGCACATACTCGTTGCGCCCTTCTGACGACATCGGAAAACACATGTAACGCAGTCGTGGCCCCTCTCCCGCGTAAGGAGTTTCCCCAAGTGAagagataaaatttttgcacttttaaAGGGCGGCACGTCTGCTTGTGCCACTACAGGTTGTCCCACCGAGCGCGggcatgcacatatatgtatgtaggcacatatatgtatgtaggcacatatatgtatgtaggcacatatatgtatgtaggcatacgtgtgtatgtgtagGCGCGTGTGTGTTTACCCCCACcaagttttttaaaagcatatatacacccatgtatatattttttttgtactggAGAATCGAGCAGTCATCCTGCGCAACCGAAGGTCGGCAGGGATGAAAAAGTGGGACAAACTGCCAAAATGTGCAATCATATACCGAAAGATGCGCAAAACGTCGAAAAATGCCGCAAAATGCCGAAAAATGCCGAAAAATGCCGCAAAATGCCGCAAAATGCCGAAAAATGCCGCAAAATGCCGAGAAGCTCCTTCCCATAACAACGCGCGGCGCACGCCATTTTTCAAACAACGCAcactcatttttgtacaccTGCCAGGAGAAAGCTGTGTTccatttagaaaaaaaattgtacacaaACTTATGCATGTGTGTAGTCAAACACCTTCTTTTTAAGTTTATAATTGTATAGCtccatgtgcacacatttcTACGCAGTTGCATACGTGCGTGTATAACTACATGTTTTATGggcctctcccttttttgcgcgtATTTATCTGCGTAGCCATTTTCATATGTCGCCATTTACACCACAACTGAGGCCTACACCAGCATGTGCCATGTGCCAAACTTTGTTAAACGCATAAATgccattttacttttaaggGGGCACCAATTTGTGTGTCGCGAAAAGGACTCACTGCCGGGGGAactccaattttttggaaagctTCTCGTGAGATATGAGGCGGCGTAGAGTCACTAACGTGACACATATGGTGATGAACACGTCGGGAACACCATGAATGCGTTTGTGAAGCATCTTTTTGCGTACACCGTTCCAGGTAGAGTTGGTACTGCGATGTGGGAGTACCTGCATGCAAGTGCAAAgcgaaggaggggaagacTGCACATGTATGCGAACATGTTGTAGTACATGCGTGCTATCATGGACGTATGTGCAATAGGAGGAACAAAAGCAACACGCATGAGGGTGGATTTTCCCTTCATgcgcattttaaaaacaccCCTCGCCTATTACCCCAAAGGGTGACTTCAAATttactgctttttttttttttttttttttcccgtatGTGCAAAATGACGTATCGACTGCGTCCATTTCGCTACCCGCGTGAAGGCAAACACGCTGAGGAGGGCACCTCGTGCAAAAGGAAATTGCAGCCCGATTAATCtgcctttttaaaagtgGGTAAATAACATGAAGGGGGGCAACgcatctttaaaaaaagatgtaacaaaaaaggaaaaaaaaaagaagaaaaaaaaaaagaagaaagaaaaaatcgctCATGTGCATGGAGAGGCACACGCgtaacacacacacacacacgcatgtTGCATACGTATAGACAAACGGAAAGGTGGCCGTTTGCAACAGAACGGAAACTGAGTGTTGTAATGTACGGCAGAGTGAGCGTTACATTGTACGGACCCCTGAGTGAACTTCCCCATGCGTGAATGTTTTACTTAGCTGTATTTTCCTCTACTGCGGCGCCGGACGGGGAGAACTCTTCTCTTTTGCAACCACGAGTGTGTGCACCTGTAGGGTTGTATcttccctcctccccctgtctcttattatttttttttcttctcttcattttcgcttgtttttttttttttttctttttcttcatttttcgttctttttttttttttttttctttctattttcgtcttgttttttttttttctttttcttctttttcgctttttttttttttttttttttcattttctttttttttttttttttttccccaatatTTTGGCACCCCGCCTACCTGTGCACACATATGATGAATGTTTTCCTTTGCCTCTCGTGCATTCTGGTAATAAACACACTCCTCCAGAGCTACCCGGCCAAATGCAACGAATTAAATATAAGTGACAAGGGGAAGATGTTGTACGATTATTTGTTCCCCCCCAAGGTGAAGGCTCCAAAGGATGGGGGTACGGAGCAGGATGCCCTGTCTGGGGACAAGCACATGTCGTGCAAAACATCGGAAGCACAAATTAGGCACCACAAAGAAGTGCACACAGGAGGAATGGAAAATATGGATCACAAGAAGGAACTGAAGAAGCATATGAACCAGCTAAAAATGCTACATAAAAgattaaaaagaaaggacaaaaatgCATACGCTCAGGTAAAACCAAATGGAGGCGAAAGTGTGCACGACACTGATGGCACACTGGGAGATACCCATGCTAAGGGAGAAGAAACGAGTGAAGACAGCCTAGCCAAATATGtgcaaaacgaaataaagaaaaacgaaaaattaaataaagaaaaaaaaagctacgaAGAAATTAACGTACTCGAGGATAACTCaaagaaattacaaaatgataTTCATACCTGGCTCCAGGCAGTAAAAAACATATCGGAAAAGACGAGCAAATTGAAAGACATTAAAACGCAGCTGCTGAACAACATCGCCTCGTTAAATGAGACTCTGACggaagaaattgaaaatataaacgagattaaaaagttgcaaaaggaacagaatgaaatattttcggAAAATTGGCTCTACGTTCTGCCCTCCACGTCGGACAACTTGGTCAGAGAGGGGAGGGACGGCAATTTTCAAGTGATGAACTACTTGGAGAAGTTTAACAGGAGGAACGCTCCGCACGTGAGTGGTGAGCACGCGAGTGGGGAACACCCAAACGGGGAGCTTCCAAAAGAGGGCCTTCTAAACGGGGAGCTCCCAAAAGAGGGCCTTCTAAACGGGGAGCTTCCAAAAGAGGGCCTTCTAAACGGGGAGCTCCCAAACGAGGGGCTTCTAAACGGAGGGCTTCCAAACGGAGGGCTACCAAACGGAGGGCTTCCAAACGGAGGGCTTCCAAACGGAGGGCTACCAAACGGGGGGCTTCCAAACGACGGGAACGTTCGTAAGATGCACGCGCACACCGACGGCGGGTCGAAGTCGTCCGACTCGCGCAGTTTCTGCAACGTGTTCCTCCTTCTCGCGATTGCCTTTCTGCTCAGCTAGCCATCCACTGAAgaaaatgcacacaaaagcatataaatatgtattcaTCTGTGTATATGCTTATGTGGATACCTCtctgtgtgtgggggggaaacaTAACGGCATGCTGGAGCTGTAGGACGCCTCCCCCTCAAATGACCTCACGAACGCagcttttcccattttgtgaatgcAACAGTAACGCCTAAACGGTGTTGCCACTTAGCTCCctggagaagcagaaaaagaggCGTCTTCGTCTAAAGCGGCGGTGTCTCCCCTCACTTGTCTCTACTTCATTCACGTGTCGACACAAGGTGAAATGCTCTCCCACATCCGTGAGGAAGCACGCTGAGTCTACCGTTAAAAGTGCCCCTAAAAGTGCCGCGAAGTTCGCACCAGCTGGCACCCCTTTCCTGATTAAACTTTTCAACAAATTGAtaatttctccatttttaaaaacacccACGTGTAAAAATGTCAGTTGAGGTTGAGGCGATGCCTTTGGAGCGATGCGTTCGGCGCCATGCGTGTGATGCGGAAGGCAGGCGTGGTAAACACAGCGAGGTCCACTAAGTGGGCCGTATGGTGGAGAACAAACGGGCATCCCAATGGTAAATTAAAAGTTCTCAACACTTAGCACACGTTAGGGTTAAGCGGTTGAAttaagcacaaaaaaaagaaaaaaaaaaaaaagaggcttCCTCGAAGAGGGGGAACAATAACGTCGTGCAAATAAGCTGCGAAAATAGGCTGTGCAAATAAGCTGTGAAAATAAGCTGTGCAAATAATCTGTCGTGAAAATAAGTTAggaaaatggtaaaaatggggagctAACTACATTGGTGGCGACGCCCGACGGAGCGGTTAAAAAAGGCACGGAAAAAtgctgcaaaaaattgcagggCGGTAGTGCCTCCTCCCACCCAATATACATCCTACGACTGAAAGAACGGATGGTTCTTCTTCACAGCGGCGAGCATCTTCTCGTACAACTTGGCGTAATTActaattttcttcttactGCTAAACTCATTAACGGTATCCTCAAAATTGTCGATGTCGATGCTAGGTTTGGGGAGGAACAAGCACGTGACTGATCGTTTTAGTTTGCACAAACGAGCCAGCTTATTCTTTGTTGTAACGAAGGTGTAGGGTATCCTATGCTCTTCACAGAAAACGGGCATGTGACATATTATGTCGATTGGAAATACATCTATGGCCAAGAAGACAATGCCTTCTTGTCCTTTCCTAATAGCTTTCACAACCTGCGTTAGCCCTATGACGATGAActtgtttttcaaaattttttttttcctttcttccatatgctcatttgtttttatgatCTGCATGGCTGTTACTTTGGCATAGTACGCATAGTCCAGTATTTTAAGAAAGTACTtgaaatacttttttttcaataatggCACGCTAATTTTCGAGATATACGACTTGCTGTTTtcgatttttatttcttctacCATTTTGTCGTAGCTCCTTTTCGGCTTGCCATCCCCGTCGTCCGCGCGCTCCTCCTCTACGCACTCCTCCCCTACGCTCTCCTTGTCGCTGTGGTCTCCTTCGTCCATGTTCGCGTAGAGGATGGGGAAGCGGAGTTGCGCACCGTTTGTCGGGGTTGAGCAGCGTTTATCAGTGTTGCGCGGCTTGTCCTACCCGGTGTGCCCTTCCGCGCTGCTTCCTCAGTGCCACGTTTGGTCTTCGAAATGCCGACGGGGGGACTAGTTCGGGGAAAAGGCCCGTCCAAGCTTGAGTGTATGTATTCTGTacgtatatgtatttattcgtacgtttatatatttctgcGTTGACGCACGTGAGAGTCGCCTCGGTTGGAAGGCCGTCGCGTGATGCGtaaaacgggggaagaaaacaagTCGCGTTTGAAGGGAGGGTAGCGCCGTGATCCCAGAATGTCACGTCGTCCCCTCGCCCGCTCAATCACCGATTGGCCGGTATATCCCCATTTGCTACTTTAGCAGAATGGGATGATCTGTAGGGACCGCCCTGTAACAAACCGCTGCGTTTTCACTTAATGTAGGggttccccaaaaaaaacgggtttaaataaaagaggtaaaataatttaaggagcaaaaaatgattattcCTTGCCAAGGGAGGCGAAGGGGTTGCGCCTTTTTGCAAGTACGTAACTGCTTATGCGTTCGCAAAATTGGGCATAACCATCCCATTCGCCGTTGCCCTGAAAGAATGCGAAAAGGTATTGGTTTCAGCGCTGGGAAAAGTATATACAAGAATGCTGCAAAAGGCATGCAGtcgcgcagaaaaaaaaaaaaaaaaaaatgcatacatatatacatgcatacatacatatatacatgtatacatacatatatacatgtatacatacataacATGCAGCGCATCCTTTGATTCACCTTCCTTCACGTAATGCGTAACGACGCGGTGAGGAGGCACCCCGACCGGGCCAAAGCATAGTACACAAAATAATCCACACAACGGAGCAACTTGCGGCAGTTCTGCAAAGGGGGACAACTGAAACGGTGATCAGAAAAAGCGTAACTTAAGCGTAACTTAAACGTAACGATGGCGCGAGGGCGACAGCAACTTGGCGGTCACCCAAAGGACGGACATTGCATGAAgtttacgaaaaaatgcgACGAGTTTGCAGCTGCAACTTGGGGGAAAATCTGCCCACTCGGGAGAAGTTCGTAAAtaatgtatgcatataaatgGGTACGTAAATgtatgttcatatatatagcTGCATACACGCGGGTGGCAGCTCGTCCTTGTTAAGAGCGCAAACTTGTTGGGCGACTTGGTGGAATGCCGCGGGGGTGGGGTGGGAAATAGTTTACGCGCCCGCTACAAAACgtaagggaggaaaaaaaaagtgacactAGGGAGGATGCGTGCGTATGCATACATGTacgcgaaaaaataaatgacagttcgcaagggaaaaaaagtaaaatttaaaaaaaaaaaaaaatatcgttcgtttttttctccccttgggCCATTTTGCCTTTCCTCGCAATTCACAAATGCGCCCCAACAGgtaaagaacaaaaacgTGCACAGagcgttttgttttttttccttccacacTCCCAGTTTACGTCACCcaaatgaagataatttGAAACCCTTCAATCTGCA includes the following:
- a CDS encoding ribosomal protein L7Ae-related protein (putative); the encoded protein is MDEGDHSDKESVGEECVEEERADDGDGKPKRSYDKMVEEIKIENSKSYISKISVPLLKKKYFKYFLKILDYAYYAKVTAMQIIKTNEHMEERKKKILKNKFIVIGLTQVVKAIRKGQEGIVFLAIDVFPIDIICHMPVFCEEHRIPYTFVTTKNKLARLCKLKRSVTCLFLPKPSIDIDNFEDTVNEFSSKKKISNYAKLYEKMLAAVKKNHPFFQS
- a CDS encoding ran binding protein 1 (putative), with protein sequence MEDDKNDYNPEEEVTTGNWNTPKIELKEVEIRTGEEDESLFWSGRSKLYRWVEGEWKERGLGESKLLLHKKKGIIRFLLRQEKTLKVVANHYIYPNKSYCKLVPNAGSEKIYAWTVKDFAEEPKIEQFALKFNTAEAAKLFKQKFDEAGQVNLKLLDDNGELKGKVAEEKEGVKEEKEEKKEEKKEEKKEEKKEEKKEEVKKEEKKEEEEKKEEKKEEVKKEEKKEEKRKRKRKRKRKR
- a CDS encoding hypothetical protein (putative) → MKGGNASLKKDSYPAKCNELNISDKGKMLYDYLFPPKVKAPKDGGTEQDALSGDKHMSCKTSEAQIRHHKEVHTGGMENMDHKKELKKHMNQLKMLHKRLKRKDKNAYAQVKPNGGESVHDTDGTLGDTHAKGEETSEDSLAKYVQNEIKKNEKLNKEKKSYEEINVLEDNSKKLQNDIHTWLQAVKNISEKTSKLKDIKTQLLNNIASLNETLTEEIENINEIKKLQKEQNEIFSENWLYVLPSTSDNLVREGRDGNFQVMNYLEKFNRRNAPHVSGEHASGEHPNGELPKEGLLNGELPKEGLLNGELPKEGLLNGELPNEGLLNGGLPNGGLPNGGLPNGGLPNGGLPNGGLPNDGNVRKMHAHTDGGSKSSDSRSFCNVFLLLAIAFLLS